The Solanum pennellii chromosome 11, SPENNV200 sequence ATTTATGTTTAGGTATAAGTATGCAATTTAGAGAATGCCGAGAACTTCTCTTTTAAACCTGAGAACTCTTATTTGCCTTAAAAGACAAATTACTAATAAGCAGAGTAGTATTAGAATAGTTTGGATTCGGACAGAACATTCACAGCTTAAATTGGCTGTGAGCACAGGAATTGACTTGCTGACAGAGTGCAGAGAAGAATTTTTATTTCCAGGTTGAGTAGATGGTGGACTGATGTTCACTGTAGCGAATTTGATGTTGAAGGTTAATTTGGTGAATTATATTGTGAAACTCCATCTCCTTATTTTGGATGCTAGTCATATAGCTGAGCTCAACCGTTTTTGAGGGATAGGTCATTGGGATATTAATTGATTGAACATAATCTAAGTATAGATCGGTTGCTTGATGTATTTGAGTTTTTGGTATCTGGCCCAGTTGCCTTAGTGCGACAGTTTTGTATATTTACATTTCCCTCTTCCATTTTGTAGTATGTAACTGCTCTTGTTTTGATGTTGGTGTAAGATATTCTAAGCGGGTAACTAGATAGAAAATGTGTTAGTTTCAACCGCTCACGTTAATATTAGGTGATTTTGGTCAAAGGCATGGCTAGATAATAACTTTGCAAGGTTTATATGGAAGGTTTATATGGAAGCTGAAGTTCTTGGAATTCGACTCCTTCCTTTGAACTTCTTGAGCTGTTTCAACAATTGATTTTAACTTAGAAAAAAAGATCAGCTATAATGTTGTTATCTGAAATTTGCTTCATGGTTCTTATTTTCTAGTAAGAAATTCAAGTTATCTGCTTGTATGATGTTATTTAAATGAGCTTaatggtttaatttttttagaaataattttatttcacaCAATGAGTTTATAATTAATTGCAGAAATACCAGACAATGATTACATCAAATATTTTGCCCCTGATTATTCGCTGAAGCTTCCTGGTGGACACATAGTAAGTTGAATCGTTTTGTTGCTTTTCTTTACTTACCTGCATGTCATCAAAATTCTGTTGAAATTTATAATGTAACATCATCTTAGTCACTCAAGGTGTGGAGGCCTTCTCCTCAAAATTCTGTTGATATTTATAATGTAACATCCATAAGATGACCGATTGCTTGATCCAGTGATGTCATGTTCCAATAagcattttcaaataaaaatgacaacAAATTGGCATGGTGATCTTGCTCTAATCACCTGTTTCATTGATTGAACAGGAGAACCTGAATAGCAAATCATACATTGGCACCATAAAAATGCAAGTGATGGAAAATCTCCGTTGCCTCCAGCATGCTCCGAGCGTACAGATGCAAGAGGTAAGTCAAGTGCATCTTTTGGAGTTTTTTGTTGCCAAGTAATCAAGAACACACATACAAACTATATGGACATAATTGCATGCTattgttttatgtttatatgtactCGGATTGCTTAAGAACTGCACTTGTGATGCGCTTTGTCCCTTTTAAGTGATTGCTTCTTTGACGCTTTatgttgattttgaaaatacaCTAAGTATGTAAAATGCAGTTTCAGCTTTCTACACTTGCTACAATCATTCAGTACATTCACCATTGTGAGAATGCTTCTCCAATGCATAAAAGAGCAACCTGCATTTTCAATGTGCCGTAACTGTCATTAGAAGTGCATTTAACGCCTCTAGGCATGATTGTGATTGCTGCCTGAAGGTAAGGTATCTGGGGAAGATAGTGATTTGGGAGTCTGAAAgagtttcatatttttgtaggTACCACCTGACTTTTATATTCCTGATTTTGATGAAGATGAACAAAATCCAGATGAGCGTGTTAATCGTAAGTAGAAATCTGAATATAATAAGCACACAACATGCTTAAATGTGGAACTACAATGATCTAACTCTGATTTTACCTTCTTTCTGTTACCCTGTCTTGAATTCACAGAACATACCCAAGATAAGCATATCCAACGTGACGATGAGTATTATGAAGGCGACCATGACAATGATAACCACACTGATGATGCCTAAATGCTATAGTTAATGTAGTTAGTTTTTGTGTAAATGTATATAGAAAATGCAATGTACAACTAGTTTATTGCATTTAAATTCACCCTGAGATAAAATACATTGGCTGTGATGGGAATCGTCAATGGAGGCATATGTTTTTATCTCCATTATAAACGCTGTCTTGAGCTTAGGTAAACTATGTTATGTGGTGGCAAGTTGTGATCTGTGAATATAAACTACTTTTATAGCTTCATGGTATGCGGTTTTTTCCATCTCTACTTTGCGCGATTAATATACAAGAAGTTACCCAGAAACATACATTACTAATGATAAATGAACCATGTTAACATTATAAACTAACTAGAGGAATGAATTGTATCCTCTATCCACCAATGGTACATGGACCAAATTTACATTGGCTACCAACTCGAAAAATGAATACTAATGTCCATTCAGAAGAGGCTTTCCACCCTCTGGTAACACACTAACGATACAAGCAACATGGTACAAGAACCAAGTTGACATTGTAAACCAACCAGAGGAATATATTATAACCTCCATTCAGCAGAGATTTGCCCCCTCTTCGGAAACATCAGAAGGTCAGCTCAACTAATAATGATACATGAACAAGTTTACATTGTAAACCAGCTAGAGGAATGAATTGTAACCTCCACCGAGTGGGACTTTTGGCTTAAATATAGCGGATGCCACCAAGCAAGGACAGTGCTGGAAACCCACGCTCTGAgaagaagcaaaagaaataaattagtAGAGGCTACCAGCTAATCCACTGAGATGAGAAGAAGAAACTGGGAGAGTGAAACAGAAATTGACACACGAAAACCAGCATGGAACGTGTGAACACAAATCCCAAAATTTTCAGGGATAGTTGTTTACGCTATTGATGCCCTTAGAAATAGTAAACCTACATTTTGGTGTGTTTGATAtgaaaggaaaatgttttcgtggaggaaaataagtaattttctaacTTATATTTGGTATTTCGTAAGTAAATGGAAGAGGAGAAAGATCAAGTTACCGGTCAGTAGCTAGTTGTGCTACTATGCCTTCTGTATATGTTCAGTGATGCAGAAAACGAAAAGAAGCAGCAATACAACACTTGTTGGGTCATAGGTGGATGTTAGAAGCACAAAGTAGAGGATCAGTGCCTGAGAGAAGGCACACTATGAGAACAGAACAGCTACATATGAGCCATTTCCGATCTTTCTAGAATGGCCCTTCATTTACTTAAGGCCAGAACAAAACAGCGTAGACATTTTAGCAGAGTTCAAAGAGAGAATATCTCCACTTTGGTCTAATCCCCTTGGATCAACTAGAAATCTTGGCCTAAACAGCTTTTCACCAGTCTCTCTAGGAAACTAAAACCAATTGAGTAACTTTTAGCCGTTAAAACAGCCCCTTCGTTTATCAGGTTCATATAATGATGAGCTGGCAATAAAAGCCTCAAGATTTAGGCTAAATAGCATAAATGATGAAGAAAAGATGTATCAGGGAGGGTCGTTAGCTGTAGGAAAAATACTATCAGATTAGTATCATAAACACAAACATAAAAACAGACATCGACTTACTGGTATGCTTAGCAACACTCCATCCACATTGACCAAGACCGGTAAAGCTCTTCTTGCGGCAACAGGAATGGACTTCAATAAGACGAGAGCTCTTTCAGCTGATTTTTTTGTACAAGCAGAACACAAGTTTATATCGTTGATTACTTGTGACTCCACTGAAAGGGAACGTTCTTCATGAACAGTGCTTCTATCCTCTCTTTTTGATAACGTTGCTAGGTACAACCAATCAGCATCAATCATGTAACGGACCCTGACCATTTGATCATGGCCAAGAACACAAGAATTGCAAAAGTTACCTATTTCTTCTCCAAAATCTAGGAGTTGATTAcaattattcatgaaatatgAAGTGTAAGTCTTTTGCTTGCACAGATACCACTTCACTATAAATCTGTTCATGAAGTACCCAACTTTTTCAGGATGGAGTACTTTGCTTGGAGCAGAAGCTGTGTATTCTACTTTGTGTTCCACCTTGTTTTTGAGCGCAATATTAGTTTTGGACTTGAAATTATTGCTTTCCTCTCTTTGCAGAGAAATAATGCTCTTGTAGGTAGATTCACTAAGAATGCCTTCCTTTTTGGCTTCAGCTAAAACGGAATCGGAAGATGTTAGGTTAAAAAATTGCACTCCTAGCATACTTTGAGGGCACTGATCTGAGTATGACCTCCCATTTGCTACAATTTGCTCTACCTCTTTTGAGATAGTGCTGTTATATCCTTCGGACGAGTATGGATTTAGCAACTCTAGCGTCAACTCAGCATCAGTAGAGCAGCAAATCAATACTTTAGTGCCTTTGGAGCCAGGAGCAGGACAAAGGTAACAACTGGATGCAGTAACAGCAGTCTGCAGGTGCCATTAATGATATACATTCGATAATGTATTATTGAAAATCATCAGTCTTATATCAAAAGAAAGGAATTTCTTGCCCACAAAAGTTTATACAATTTGTGTGCACAGTAGAGTTAAATTGGATTATATTCACCTTGCATGGGGAAGTCCGAATGTAGTCCAATAACAATTTTGATGCACTGCCTCTGACAGGCCTTTGCTTTTGTGAAACAAACTACACCGAAAACAAAAAGCATGAGTAGGTATCTATCATTAGATACAAGTCAAGAAAAGTTTTCTACAACATagccaaaaaaaattgattattggcataatacataaatagattcactttaactttttttggaAACTGGTAACATTAAATAGACAGTTAGACTTGGCCTTAGCTGACAAGTAAGCACTCAAACTTAGAGAGTGCACATCGAGGTACCTCAACTTGGTCTCAACTGACAACTAAACACTCCAACTCGTTCCCAGTGTGTCTCATGGACACCCGATGCTGACATGGCACACAAATTTTGGAGGTGTCTAGATGATCATTTTGAAAGTTGGAGTGTGCAACTGACACAGTGAAGACGAGTTGAGGTGTCAAGATGTTCATTCCCTAAGTTGGAGAGTTTACTTTCCAGGTGTGGCCATGTTTGAGCGtctgtttatgtattatgtctacATTGAAAGCTAAAAGTGGCAATACCTGCAGTAACAAAGCAATAAACTTGGAGAGGACTATGTCCTTTAATTCTGAAGGACAGAGGATTCCTAAATCAATCACCGCATACCCTTCCTGCTTtccagaagaaaaaaaaattaaagggagAGACCGAGAATGATAGAGAGAGATTAGTAACATCAGGCTAAGACAAGGTACAGATATACAGAGtgtttttcttctccagatgaGAATCATTATTAAGGAAATATCACACAGATAAGTTCTAGTTAAAGTACCTCTACCAACAGTACCAGTAGTCATTGAAGGATTCCATTCCAAGTTTTTCTTCCAAATGATTAGTTCATCTAtatccattaatttttttttcattaatactTCACTGAATGTCACCTATTTAATGATTGGATTTTAATCATTCACATTGTGACAATAAGAAAGTGCAAATACTCAAACAATGGGAATGCAAGGAACATGCCTAGAAGGCTAGAACTATGACGCCTAAAATGCTCTAGGACATGCATTCAGATATCCCGTTGGGGAGGGAGTAGAAACATTTCCAAATTGGTAACTATGACTAACCCATAAGTctgaagaaagaaaacaaaacatcGAAACAAGCTTCATTTTGGCATGGCAATACAAAAAAGGGTTGAATTAATATGTTACGGATTCTGTTCTAGACAGGTGTCCCCCATTCCAAATAGAGACGAGCTTCATTTTGGCGTGGgaatacaaaaaataaggtTGAATTAAGATGTTACTGATTCTGTTCTAGACAGGTACTGGGCTGTCAACTATATGCAAGGAAAAGGGTGCTAAACTACAAATTGACGACCAATACACCCCCCAAGAAAAGGCATGATTTGAAAGCAAATACAGATAGGTGTCATTTCTCAAACATGTAGAACACCAGTTCTGAAGGCTATCGAGTATCAATAATGAAACAATGGATCATTGGTTAGAATGCATTCCCAACTAAACTGTAGAACTCACAGGCATGATAGTCACAGCTTGATGCATCAAGTTGGAACAAATTTTGTCAACATGCAACCTTGTTCTCCGACAAGCAGCGATAAGTGCTTGCAACTCGGATCTAAAGATAGCTGCAGGAAAAGATATATATGATCAAGATATGTTAAATACAGGTTCTGTTAATAAGGTTCCTCCAAAACAGGAGATGCATAATTAAGTCAAATGCACGAAAATCTACTCACGTGATGCCAAATCAGTCAATATCATCCGAATTCTATTACGAGCAAATAATGCACTTCTGTTCGTGGGATCTTCGACCCATTCTTGATTGGCAGCTAGACATATCTGCAATACAAGGTAATGCCACTTTAGAAGCTTCCAATGAACTAGGAAAAGGAATAACCATCTGAATCTTTTTAGCAAAATCTGCAGACGTAGTTTAATCATTTTAAGATCCTGATGAAATATTACCCTGAACACTCTACTTACAGATAGAAGAAGTCATTCAGGTTAAAGGTTACAAAGAAAATCCTCCAAACAGACAAACTGTAAAAAACAAACCTTGTACATATCTTCTTTAGGTAACTCCAGGAGAGGTCTCACCAACAAAAGTCCATTGCTACTCGCTTCAGCACTTAAATCTGGACATGTAAAAAACAGCTCGGAAACAGATGCCATTCCAGCGAGTCCAAGCACGCCACTATTTCGAGATAACCTAAGAATGAATAGTTCCGCCTGTAGAGTAATCCTATTAGCAATTGCTAAAACTATCAACAATGTTGTCAAAAGCAATAATGTTCAACTTACATTTGCATGAGCGCAACATCAATTGTATTCAAATACCATTAGCACTTTTTAATGTATTGACAAAACTAAACAGATTGCCATCTATAAGTGCTAAGTTTTTAGagacaaaatacaaaaatccagAGAGTAGATGCTATTAATACCTGGTCATCTGCATGGTGTGCAGTCATCAACACACCAATCTGATGCCGGATGCAAGCACTTTGGAGAATTTCATACCTGAACAAGACGAGGGACAACTTATTTACTCACAATAATGACGACATATTAACATCAGGATGAATGTATAACATAGTCAGTCAAAAAACCAGCATAACCAGATATGACAAGGCTCAGAAATAGCATTTCACTGAAGATGATTTGAAACTCTGGTAATGACCTCTTCTGGCGAGCAGCTTCTTGCAAGTGACCCTGCTTTGGCTTGCCTTCTGACCATTCACAGCAAGCAATCTCACATTTGATTCCTATACAAGGCCTACATTATATCTCTATTAAAAAGGTATTAAGCAATGTTGCTACATTCATGACAAAGAAGAAGTTAAAAGGAACATATATACCCATGCTTGTGACTCGACGATGAACAAGGTGAGCCTCATCTTTACTCTCAGCACGAAGTCCATGATCAACTACCACTGCTAAAAGCCCGTCAACAAACTCATTCTTTTGAGCAGCATTACCAAGGTTATTGGTTTTCCATGCAGCAGTTAAGACACAGAGGGCCATGCTATCAGGGCCACCAGAAACGCCCAGAACTACAAAAAAGGTCAAGAAGAATCATGGTCACCACAAAACCACACttggaatttgaaattttaatctAATAGTCGTTAAAGAGAGAATAGCCAAACATGAAAATTTACTTggatttgatattttatatctgCAAAACCTACcaatcaaagagaaaaataaatcatgagCTGTAATTTTCTTCCTTGGGCAATTCTTTGTAAGCTATATTACATAACAAGAAAATTGAAAACCCATAAAACAAAAACTCATGCTTTTCAGATTTTTAAGTCAGGCAAATCAATAACAAAATGGACGAAAAGGCACTATAAAGCTGCTACCTTTTATCAACTTTCGGATAAAGAGATCCCTCTTTAAGGGGACTCCAGTAACAAATATCAAACCTAAAGCCTCTGGCTAAAGATGGATGGGTACCTATCATCCCATGGAACACATGAAACATTTTCTCATGATATTGAGATTTTTAAGTTAAGCAAACCAATATACAAATGGACGGTAAAGGGTACTATACAAAGTTGCAATCTTTTATCCACTTGGGGTAAAAAGCTCCCTGTTAAACACTGCTCCATTCCCCAAACTCAAATCAGAAACTTCTGATTAGGAATGGGGTAGTACTAATCATCCCATGAAACATGTAAAATAGCTTCTCATGATATTAAGATTTTTAACTCATGCAAACCACTTTTCAAACCAATGAAAAAAGGTACACTGAGACCTCCACGTCATCATTTATAacaacatttcattataacatcGAGTCTTTTTCTAAACCAATATTTTCAACAACAGCATTCCCAGTGTAATCCCTCCCACAAGTGGAGTCTGAGAAGGGTGGTCCTACACAGACTTACTTATGAAGTTAAAAAGACTGTTTCCGATAGATCCTCAACTCAAGTAACACATATCTAACTaattttttcatcttatacAACAATATCTCCAACATGGACCTGGTAAAATTGAATCCCCCATGAAGATGCAAGTATCAGCTTTtcactataacaaaaaaatatccGAATAAACGACTATACTATAAAACTGCAATCTTTTTCTCACTTTCAGCTCTTCTTTCTTTGTATCCACAaagtaaaatagaaataaaaatacaatggAGGGGTAAAACTTACCAATACGATGATGGGGTTTGAGACCCACCATAGCCATACGCTTTGCAAATGCCTCTGATTGTACTGACATGTCAATTGTGCCATTTTCTTGGAGGTGACTGCAACAACTGCACAGAAACCGAGGAGGACAAGGAGGAGGTGAAAGAGAGAAACGGAGAGATGATGAAGAAGGGTAACAGAGTAATTTAGTTAATCTTGAAGTTTCAGAAATGGAGTTTAGAAGAAAATGTGAAGAATTTTTGGTTTGTGTAGAAATCAAGAAGCCTCGCGCCATTGACAACAAAGCTTTAAACTTTTGAGGTTTGAGAAGTTACACTTTGATAAAACAGGTTACTCTCCAAAACGACATCGTTTggtgtttttaaatttttattttattttgtattttctatttcttatattgttaatttttttttttcaatttgctAACTCAACTGCGACTAGTGTGAGGATtccaaatttgtattttttattcatacaatttttttataaaagtttcaAGAATTTCCCcagaaaattcataaaaaagCCCAAGTTATTTTTCTTCAAGATTTTACCTTTAAATCAgtaataataaagtaaacatcTTCACAAATTATATTCCAATTGGTAAGCAAATTCAGTAACCCCTTTTTCTTGTCACCACATATATCTCTGTGTTAGTGCTCTCTTCTTCTGTTTCCTTCTGGAGAACACAGTATTTTTATCTTTACCTACTTTACTGAGCAAGCTCAAGAATCTTTGTGTTGAAAAGTTAAGATCTTTGAGAAAGATGAGCTCTTTGTTGAAGTTTCTTGGTTTCTAAATTGATTATATGGTTTCAGTTTTCTCAATCATTTTGCTGAAATGTTCAATTTAAAAGTGTCTTCTTGTTAAGGGGTGATGATTGATGACCCTTTGTAGTTAGTTAGCTCTGTGGACATCTGTTTTTTTTAGCAAAGTTGAGATCTTTGAGAAAGATGGGGTCTTTTCTTGGTTTCTAATTTTCTCCTTCATTTTACTGAAATGTCAAATTGGAAAGGGTCTTCTTGTTAAGGGATGATGACCCTTTGTAGTTAGCTCAGTGAATATCTCTTTGTTTTGAAAACTTAAGATCTTTGAGAAAGATGGGGTCTTTTCTTATGTCTTATTGAAGCTTTCTTGATTTCCAGTTTTCTCTATCATTTGGCTGAAATGTCCATTAAAAGGGGCCTTCTTGTTAAGGGATGATGACCCTTTGTAGTTAGCACAGTGAATATCTCTTTGTTTTGAAAAGCTGAGATCTTTGAGAAAGGTGGGAtcttttcttatgattattGAAACTTTTCTTGGTTTCTAAACTGATACTATGGTTTCAGTTTTCTCTATCATTTTGCTGAACTGGTCTTCTTGATAAGGAATGACTGGTTCATGTTGGGGATTGTCCCTTTTTCTGTATTAAACTATGTTATTTCATGTAAATGTGTTGATTAAATCCAGAAATTATTACAATAGCTGCAAAGctgaaggtatcatcaatttcagatACTTACTGACAATGGGGGCTTCAGAAGCTGCCCTACAGCTTTTATCCAGTGAGCTTTCATGTCAAGTCCGAACAAGTTCAATCTTGGTGAAGTCAAACTCTTTACTTTGTTATGAACGTTGTTTTAAAGCTAGAAATTACGGTGACTGGAGGTATAAACAGATAAACGGTATAAAAAAGCTGCAAGATTGCTCGAGTTTACATGCTTTTCATGGCTTACATAGTGTTTTCCGCGGAGAAAAGCTTCATAGTCAGTCAAACTTATTGATCTGCAATTATCAACAACCTGAAAGAGTAAGTGAGACAATCATTAAAGGTGGAAATGGGAAGTCAATGCACACAGTGTCTCCAAAGATTCCAAATCTTGCTCCAGATGAACAGAACATGAAGCAGGAAAATGGAGCTAGGCCTTTCAGTGAAGGTTTTAAGACTGCTGCCTCAGTTAATAGTAGGCCTAGAACCAATACGGAGTCTATTGAGGATGAAGCGTGGCATTTTTTGCGAGCTGCCATGGTTTATTACTGTGGCAGTCCAGTTGGAACTATAGCTGCTAATGATCCAAGTGAAGCAACTATGCTAAACTATGATCAAGTATTTATACGCGATTTTATACCTTCTGGGATAGCATTCCTTCTAAAAGGAGAATACGATATCGTGAGGAACTTTATACTTCACACGCTTCAGTTGCAGGTAAAATGACTCAAACTATCTTAAACAACTACTTTGTTCTGTGTTCAGCTTGATTGCCTTCATATTGAAATTCATGTCTGTTGTAATGCACATATCTTTGGGATTTCACTGGTAAAGTTTGCGTACACTCTACCGTTCCCAGATCCCACCTGTGTGATTTCAGTgcgtatgttgttgttgtggttgttgtaATGCACAGAACTTTGTTCTATTTACTTATGAGGGTGATTCAGCTCTCCTAACCCCTGGTATGTACAAATTAGCTTTCTTAG is a genomic window containing:
- the LOC107004474 gene encoding uncharacterized protein LOC107004474 isoform X1: MARGFLISTQTKNSSHFLLNSISETSRLTKLLCYPSSSSLRFSLSPPPCPPRFLCSCCSHLQENGTIDMSVQSEAFAKRMAMVGLKPHHRIVLGVSGGPDSMALCVLTAAWKTNNLGNAAQKNEFVDGLLAVVVDHGLRAESKDEAHLVHRRVTSMGIKCEIACCEWSEGKPKQGHLQEAARQKRYEILQSACIRHQIGVLMTAHHADDQAELFILRLSRNSGVLGLAGMASVSELFFTCPDLSAEASSNGLLLVRPLLELPKEDMYKICLAANQEWVEDPTNRSALFARNRIRMILTDLASPIFRSELQALIAACRRTRLHVDKICSNLMHQAVTIMPEGYAVIDLGILCPSELKDIVLSKFIALLLQFVSQKQRPVRGSASKLLLDYIRTSPCKTAVTASSCYLCPAPGSKGTKVLICCSTDAELTLELLNPYSSEGYNSTISKEVEQIVANGRSYSDQCPQSMLGVQFFNLTSSDSVLAEAKKEGILSESTYKSIISLQREESNNFKSKTNIALKNKVEHKVEYTASAPSKVLHPEKVGYFMNRFIVKWYLCKQKTYTSYFMNNCNQLLDFGEEIGNFCNSCVLGHDQMVRVRYMIDADWLYLATLSKREDRSTVHEERSLSVESQVINDINLCSACTKKSAERALVLLKSIPVAARRALPVLVNVDGVLLSIPSVGFQHCPCLVASAIFKPKVPLGGGYNSFL
- the LOC107004474 gene encoding uncharacterized protein LOC107004474 isoform X2, producing the protein MALCVLTAAWKTNNLGNAAQKNEFVDGLLAVVVDHGLRAESKDEAHLVHRRVTSMGIKCEIACCEWSEGKPKQGHLQEAARQKRYEILQSACIRHQIGVLMTAHHADDQAELFILRLSRNSGVLGLAGMASVSELFFTCPDLSAEASSNGLLLVRPLLELPKEDMYKICLAANQEWVEDPTNRSALFARNRIRMILTDLASPIFRSELQALIAACRRTRLHVDKICSNLMHQAVTIMPEGYAVIDLGILCPSELKDIVLSKFIALLLQFVSQKQRPVRGSASKLLLDYIRTSPCKTAVTASSCYLCPAPGSKGTKVLICCSTDAELTLELLNPYSSEGYNSTISKEVEQIVANGRSYSDQCPQSMLGVQFFNLTSSDSVLAEAKKEGILSESTYKSIISLQREESNNFKSKTNIALKNKVEHKVEYTASAPSKVLHPEKVGYFMNRFIVKWYLCKQKTYTSYFMNNCNQLLDFGEEIGNFCNSCVLGHDQMVRVRYMIDADWLYLATLSKREDRSTVHEERSLSVESQVINDINLCSACTKKSAERALVLLKSIPVAARRALPVLVNVDGVLLSIPSVGFQHCPCLVASAIFKPKVPLGGGYNSFL